A stretch of the Saprospiraceae bacterium genome encodes the following:
- a CDS encoding M1 family metallopeptidase → MLFIPVISTYNSIQNALKKIHHKRNCSSNFFIQFVILVSCIIFDWSIKVQAQTPYFQQRLDYTIQLSLDDQNHALSAFLKIKYVNNSPDLLDKIGFHLWPNAYKNQKTEFARQKIRQGDLKFYHANASETGYIDSLQFKVNGLNAVLDQTNLPEDMAWLQLPEVLHPGDSVLIETPFYVKIPTTVSRMGHIGQTYQISQWYPKPAVYDRKGWHLMPYLDQGEFYSEFAQFNVQITLPQNYIVAATGTLETANEHEYINQRIQFTKDVLSNKTEADSLFLAESAGQFKTIQFAAKDVHDFAWFADKSFLIQQDTVQLTNVRSVLCQSYFTSPDLWDESIHSVKKSIRFYSEQLGPYPYPQASAVESSLGVGGGMEYPMITVIGPSYSKTYLDEVIAHEVGHNWLYGILASNEREHPFMDEGINTFYENQYVRGVDVPSTYVELTGPLKKITGNTNFKQLQYQLFAKQAIDQYPNKHSKMFSELNYGLDVYYKTAWFFEYVEKYLGKTTFKEIMQSYYETWKFKHPYPEDLHNIFHQKTFSNYSWLFDGLLSSERKCDYALSKIKTKGDSVSVTICNRKSIDAPIQIGMIKNDSVVYVKWIDGFKGLKTIHLPKIPFDYISLDPDHISFDLNDYNNYTRPKGIFKKTEALKFHLFPLIDQNHQTDIGLTPCLGYNQYNGFQIGMFISKPWLPSQNFRIDLLPLYSLKSNSLSGQSKLSYIWYIADQSIHSIKLGLNLKTYAYNELLGNTLAYYQLSPYLKFDFSHEAYLNRTSNIQWTSYFIKDEYLRFNDSLTNHGTVSDFWRSAHKLNYQYNQFSILGNSELALHLNFYKHGLVYGGTQSLVNLEMQFLKEFRYSNKRYFSSRMYVSCYPYNSERHSDAISSRSKSTSYVGSTGLAFQNYLDGENEALFLGRSADHGLSSQQIFIRQGGFKLNHGASQRDNIGNSNRFIASLNLTTDLPIPKIGSFIKPYLDLGYYDQKQIESKNRIIYSGGIQLNLLYDRFCIYFPLVNSAYINTLYNSVENNSYWNRVSFSINLQIPEFRELLKHIQI, encoded by the coding sequence ATGCTTTTTATACCAGTCATATCAACTTACAACAGCATTCAAAATGCTTTAAAGAAAATACACCACAAACGTAATTGCTCATCTAATTTTTTCATTCAATTCGTAATCCTGGTCAGTTGTATAATTTTTGATTGGAGCATTAAAGTACAGGCTCAAACGCCTTATTTTCAGCAACGATTGGATTACACAATCCAGCTTAGCCTGGATGATCAAAACCATGCGCTCTCAGCATTCCTCAAAATAAAATATGTAAACAACAGTCCGGATTTATTGGATAAAATTGGATTTCATTTATGGCCGAATGCTTATAAGAATCAAAAAACTGAATTTGCCAGACAGAAAATACGACAAGGAGATTTAAAATTTTACCACGCAAATGCATCGGAAACAGGATACATAGACAGCCTCCAATTTAAAGTAAACGGTTTAAATGCTGTCCTCGATCAAACCAATTTGCCGGAAGATATGGCCTGGCTCCAATTACCCGAGGTATTGCATCCCGGTGACAGTGTATTAATTGAAACCCCGTTTTATGTAAAAATACCCACAACAGTTAGTAGAATGGGGCATATTGGACAAACTTACCAAATCAGTCAATGGTATCCAAAGCCAGCTGTGTACGATCGCAAAGGCTGGCACCTAATGCCCTATCTGGATCAAGGTGAATTTTATTCTGAATTTGCTCAATTCAATGTGCAAATAACACTTCCACAAAATTACATTGTTGCCGCAACGGGAACTTTGGAAACTGCAAACGAACACGAATATATCAATCAACGAATCCAATTCACCAAGGATGTTCTTTCAAATAAAACGGAGGCAGACAGTCTGTTTTTAGCTGAGTCTGCAGGTCAATTTAAAACGATTCAATTTGCAGCTAAAGATGTTCATGATTTTGCCTGGTTTGCTGACAAATCCTTCTTGATTCAACAGGATACAGTGCAACTAACAAACGTACGTTCGGTATTGTGTCAAAGTTATTTTACTTCGCCAGATCTTTGGGATGAATCCATACATTCCGTTAAAAAATCCATCCGATTTTATTCAGAACAATTAGGACCCTATCCTTATCCTCAAGCAAGTGCTGTTGAAAGCAGTTTGGGTGTAGGTGGTGGTATGGAATACCCCATGATTACCGTGATCGGTCCAAGTTATAGTAAAACGTATTTAGACGAAGTCATTGCGCATGAAGTCGGACATAATTGGTTGTATGGAATTTTAGCAAGCAATGAACGTGAACATCCGTTTATGGATGAAGGGATCAATACATTTTATGAGAACCAGTATGTTCGTGGTGTGGATGTACCGTCAACATACGTTGAACTAACAGGTCCTTTAAAAAAGATTACAGGCAATACCAATTTTAAACAATTACAGTATCAATTATTTGCAAAACAAGCCATAGATCAATACCCAAACAAGCATTCTAAAATGTTTAGTGAATTAAACTATGGGCTGGATGTATATTATAAAACAGCATGGTTTTTTGAATATGTAGAAAAATATCTAGGAAAGACAACATTTAAAGAAATTATGCAATCTTACTATGAAACCTGGAAATTTAAACATCCCTATCCGGAAGATTTGCATAATATTTTCCATCAAAAAACATTCAGCAATTATTCCTGGCTGTTTGATGGATTGCTTAGTTCAGAAAGAAAATGTGATTATGCTTTGTCTAAAATAAAAACTAAGGGAGATAGTGTATCGGTAACCATCTGCAACAGAAAATCAATTGATGCACCGATTCAAATTGGTATGATTAAAAATGACAGCGTGGTCTATGTAAAATGGATTGATGGATTTAAAGGTTTGAAAACAATACACCTTCCCAAAATACCTTTTGATTATATCAGCCTGGACCCAGACCACATTTCATTTGATTTAAATGATTACAACAATTACACCAGGCCAAAAGGAATTTTTAAAAAAACCGAAGCGCTAAAATTCCATTTGTTTCCCTTGATTGATCAAAACCATCAAACAGATATTGGTTTAACACCCTGTCTGGGATACAATCAATACAATGGTTTTCAAATTGGAATGTTCATTTCTAAACCCTGGCTTCCCAGTCAAAATTTCAGAATTGATCTATTGCCGTTATATAGTTTAAAAAGCAATTCGTTAAGTGGCCAATCCAAACTAAGTTATATCTGGTATATAGCGGATCAATCCATTCATTCAATCAAGCTTGGATTAAATTTAAAAACCTATGCATACAATGAATTACTAGGAAACACATTAGCATATTACCAATTAAGCCCTTACCTAAAATTTGATTTTAGTCATGAAGCCTATTTAAACCGAACCTCAAACATCCAATGGACCAGTTATTTTATCAAGGATGAATACCTTCGCTTTAATGATAGTTTAACAAACCATGGGACAGTATCAGATTTCTGGCGTTCAGCGCATAAACTAAACTATCAATACAATCAGTTTTCAATTTTAGGAAATTCCGAATTGGCTTTACACCTAAACTTTTACAAACATGGGTTGGTTTACGGTGGAACACAATCCCTTGTCAACCTTGAAATGCAATTTCTGAAGGAGTTCCGTTATAGTAATAAGCGCTATTTTTCATCCAGGATGTATGTATCGTGTTACCCATACAATAGTGAACGACATTCCGATGCAATTTCCAGTCGCTCTAAATCGACTTCTTATGTTGGATCGACTGGCCTGGCATTTCAAAATTATTTAGATGGTGAAAATGAAGCCCTCTTTCTTGGAAGATCAGCAGATCATGGATTGAGTTCCCAACAAATTTTTATTCGCCAGGGCGGATTTAAGTTGAATCATGGAGCAAGTCAACGTGATAATATTGGGAATAGCAATCGATTTATAGCTTCCTTGAACCTAACAACGGATTTACCAATTCCAAAAATTGGCAGTTTTATTAAACCTTATTTAGATTTAGGGTATTACGATCAAAAACAAATAGAATCAAAAAACAGAATTATTTATAGTGGTGGAATCCAGTTGAATTTACTGTATGATCGGTTTTGTATTTACTTCCCATTGGTTAATTCAGCGTATATTAATACATTGTACAATTCTGTTGAAAACAATTCCTATTGGAACCGAGTTAGCTTTTCAATTAACTTACAAATTCCTGAGTTTAGAGAATTGTTAAAACATATTCAGATTTAA
- a CDS encoding DUF2853 family protein, translating to MSAFDDKLDFLLGEATKLGLNINLDLFSKVAKGLGPSLYSDDAALVSSSDPDEMNRVKTSFLNGKLGITDDQAIEEALAEVVAQFGSSNRNKYRAIFYYLLVEKFGKASVYGD from the coding sequence ATGAGTGCGTTTGATGATAAATTAGATTTTCTGCTTGGTGAAGCAACTAAATTGGGCTTGAATATAAATCTGGACTTGTTTTCAAAGGTTGCAAAAGGCCTCGGTCCAAGTTTATACAGCGACGATGCCGCCCTGGTGTCCAGTTCTGATCCGGATGAAATGAATCGGGTTAAAACCAGTTTTTTAAATGGAAAATTAGGAATAACCGATGACCAAGCCATTGAAGAGGCTTTGGCAGAAGTTGTAGCCCAGTTTGGCTCCAGTAATCGCAATAAGTATCGGGCAATTTTTTATTACCTTTTAGTAGAAAAATTTGGAAAAGCCTCTGTTTATGGGGATTAA
- a CDS encoding 2Fe-2S iron-sulfur cluster binding domain-containing protein has translation MSHELYELRVQNISRETDDCVSVEFAVPDSLHDIFQYTQGQYISLEKELNGQLLRRSYSLCSAPFEKKWRIAVKEVHNGVFSCFVNQQLKIGDVLSVQVPAGRFFTKLNPAQSKRYVFFAAGSGITPILGIIKQILKVEPESSVLLFYGSQRTEQIIFLEELLALKNLNKERLALHFLLSREETEEELFHGRINAEKLKRFAQSIFKIEDIDEFFMCGPETMILELREQLQQMGVDPHHIHMELFGVQIQKPKPHFDHAAESDNCLVRMTLDGRTFEFNLPFNTDNLLDAALKQGANLPYACKGGVCCTCKTKLVKGDVEMMVNYGLEVDEIENGYILSCQSFPKSSKIEVNFDK, from the coding sequence ATGTCACATGAATTGTACGAGTTAAGAGTACAAAATATAAGCCGCGAAACCGATGATTGTGTAAGTGTTGAATTTGCAGTTCCGGATTCATTACATGATATTTTTCAATATACACAGGGCCAATACATTAGTCTGGAAAAGGAACTAAATGGTCAACTTTTACGCAGATCGTATTCCTTGTGTTCAGCCCCTTTTGAAAAAAAATGGCGTATTGCAGTTAAAGAAGTACACAACGGGGTTTTTAGTTGTTTTGTGAATCAACAACTTAAAATTGGAGATGTCCTTTCCGTTCAGGTACCCGCTGGACGATTTTTTACAAAACTGAATCCAGCCCAATCCAAGCGCTATGTATTTTTTGCAGCGGGAAGTGGCATCACACCGATACTGGGAATTATTAAACAAATTTTAAAGGTAGAGCCCGAAAGTTCTGTACTATTATTTTATGGCAGTCAACGAACGGAGCAAATCATATTTCTGGAAGAATTATTAGCGCTAAAAAATTTAAATAAAGAACGACTTGCGCTTCATTTTTTACTTTCCAGGGAAGAAACTGAAGAAGAATTATTTCACGGTAGAATCAATGCAGAGAAATTAAAACGATTTGCCCAAAGCATCTTTAAAATTGAAGACATCGATGAGTTTTTCATGTGCGGACCAGAAACCATGATCCTTGAACTCCGCGAACAACTTCAGCAAATGGGAGTGGATCCTCATCATATCCATATGGAATTGTTTGGGGTGCAAATCCAAAAACCAAAACCACATTTTGATCATGCTGCTGAATCAGACAACTGTTTGGTACGGATGACCTTGGATGGACGCACCTTTGAATTTAATTTACCATTCAATACAGATAATTTATTGGATGCAGCTTTAAAGCAAGGTGCAAATTTACCTTATGCATGCAAGGGGGGAGTTTGTTGTACTTGCAAAACCAAACTTGTAAAAGGCGATGTAGAAATGATGGTTAATTATGGATTGGAAGTTGATGAAATTGAAAATGGATATATTTTAAGTTGCCAATCTTTTCCTAAATCTTCAAAAATTGAAGTCAATTTTGACAAATAA
- the paaA gene encoding 1,2-phenylacetyl-CoA epoxidase subunit A, producing the protein MMRIDLEGHFQEKIDKEERIEAKDWMPEAYRKTLIRQISQHAHSEIVGMLPEGNWITRAPSLKRKAILLAKIQDEAGHGLYLYSACETLGIDREELLNELHTGKAKYSSIFNYPALTWADMGAIGWLVDGAAIMNQIPLCRTSYGPYSRAMIRICKEESFHQRQGYEIMLTLSKGTEVQKNMAQDALNRWWWPSIMMFGPNDNDSTHSAQSIKWKIKRFSNDELRQRFIDMTVPQAELIGLKIPDPDLKWNEERKSYDFGKINWDEFWNVVKGNGPCNKQRLHDRIKAYENGEWVRDAAVAYAEKRREKCN; encoded by the coding sequence ATGATGCGCATTGATTTGGAAGGACATTTTCAGGAAAAAATTGATAAAGAAGAACGGATTGAAGCTAAAGATTGGATGCCTGAGGCCTATCGTAAAACTTTGATTCGACAAATCAGCCAGCATGCTCATTCTGAAATCGTTGGGATGCTTCCTGAAGGAAACTGGATTACCCGAGCTCCCAGTTTAAAACGTAAAGCCATCTTGTTAGCAAAAATTCAAGATGAAGCAGGTCATGGATTGTATTTATACAGTGCGTGTGAAACCCTGGGAATTGATCGGGAAGAATTACTCAATGAATTACATACGGGCAAAGCAAAATATTCTTCGATTTTTAATTATCCGGCATTGACCTGGGCAGACATGGGTGCCATTGGCTGGTTGGTTGATGGAGCGGCCATTATGAATCAAATCCCTTTATGCCGAACTTCCTACGGACCTTATTCAAGAGCCATGATCCGGATTTGTAAAGAAGAAAGTTTTCATCAACGGCAAGGTTATGAAATTATGCTGACGCTTTCCAAAGGAACCGAGGTACAAAAAAATATGGCTCAAGATGCTTTAAACCGATGGTGGTGGCCAAGTATCATGATGTTTGGTCCGAATGATAATGATTCAACTCACTCTGCTCAAAGTATTAAGTGGAAAATAAAGCGCTTTTCTAATGACGAATTACGCCAACGATTTATTGATATGACCGTTCCACAAGCTGAATTAATTGGTTTGAAAATTCCAGATCCGGATTTGAAGTGGAATGAAGAACGCAAATCCTATGATTTTGGAAAAATTAATTGGGATGAATTTTGGAATGTCGTCAAAGGAAATGGTCCTTGCAATAAACAACGTCTGCATGACCGAATTAAAGCCTATGAAAATGGTGAATGGGTTCGGGATGCTGCGGTAGCTTATGCGGAGAAGAGGAGGGAGAAATGTAATTAA
- the paaB gene encoding 1,2-phenylacetyl-CoA epoxidase subunit B, whose product MKNWPLFEIFIRSKSGLNHKHVGSLHAADAQMAIENARDVYTRRQEGISIWVVESKYISASDPVDSDPFFEPALDKIYRHPTFYDLPDEVKHM is encoded by the coding sequence ATGAAAAATTGGCCCTTATTTGAAATATTTATCCGGAGCAAATCTGGATTGAATCACAAACATGTTGGAAGTCTGCATGCAGCAGATGCACAAATGGCGATTGAAAATGCGCGAGATGTTTATACGCGCAGGCAGGAAGGCATTAGTATCTGGGTTGTTGAATCAAAATATATTAGTGCTTCGGATCCGGTAGATAGTGATCCCTTTTTTGAACCTGCTTTGGATAAAATTTATAGGCATCCTACTTTTTACGATTTGCCGGATGAAGTAAAACACATGTAA
- the paaC gene encoding phenylacetate-CoA oxygenase subunit PaaC, which yields MNTNSQHKIDYLLYLADTALILGQRLGEWCGHGPVLEQDIAMTNISLDYIGRSRLLYQYIATLSETETDEDRLAFLRDEREFKNVLLAEHPNVDFAYSVGRQFLLEAFHFPYYTALKNSADPKLAAIAEKTVKETAYHLKWSAEWVIRLGDGTSVSHQKMQTALDELWSYTGELFTPATYEQSMLEEQVAPDLSLIQNSWNQKVQQVLVEATLVQPQNQWMQSGGKTGIHTEAMGYILADMQYMQRSYPGLTW from the coding sequence ATGAATACCAATTCTCAACATAAAATTGATTACCTGCTTTATCTTGCGGATACTGCATTGATATTGGGTCAACGCCTTGGGGAATGGTGTGGCCATGGACCGGTTTTAGAGCAAGACATTGCCATGACCAATATTTCATTGGATTACATAGGTCGCTCCAGATTACTTTATCAATACATTGCTACTCTTTCTGAAACAGAAACAGATGAAGATCGGCTTGCTTTTTTAAGAGATGAGCGTGAATTTAAAAATGTATTGTTAGCTGAACATCCAAATGTTGATTTTGCATATTCTGTTGGCAGGCAGTTTTTATTGGAAGCTTTTCATTTTCCCTATTATACTGCTTTAAAAAACAGTGCAGATCCTAAGCTTGCAGCAATCGCAGAAAAAACGGTGAAAGAAACAGCTTATCATTTAAAATGGAGTGCAGAATGGGTCATCCGATTGGGTGATGGCACCTCCGTTTCACATCAAAAAATGCAAACGGCTTTGGACGAATTATGGTCCTATACTGGAGAATTATTTACACCCGCCACATACGAGCAAAGCATGTTGGAAGAACAAGTAGCACCAGATTTAAGCTTAATTCAAAACAGCTGGAATCAGAAAGTACAGCAAGTCCTTGTTGAAGCAACTTTGGTTCAACCTCAAAATCAGTGGATGCAATCAGGGGGAAAAACAGGTATTCACACAGAAGCCATGGGTTATATTTTAGCAGATATGCAATACATGCAACGCTCCTATCCGGGATTGACCTGGTAA
- the paaJ gene encoding phenylacetate-CoA oxygenase subunit PaaJ, whose amino-acid sequence MITREHIFEILETVLDPEVPVLSVVDLGIIRKVEILNEHVKIQITPTYTGCPAMKLIEMNLQAAFDAEKISVSIETILSPAWTTDWMSANGKQKLIEYGIAAPVGFSGRIPALFEKEIAVACPRCQSEHTEKISEFGSTACKALYRCLDCKEPFDYFKCH is encoded by the coding sequence ATGATCACAAGGGAACATATTTTCGAAATTTTAGAAACTGTATTGGATCCTGAAGTTCCCGTATTGAGTGTCGTTGATTTGGGAATTATTCGCAAGGTAGAAATCCTCAATGAACACGTTAAAATTCAAATCACACCTACTTATACCGGTTGCCCTGCAATGAAATTGATAGAAATGAATTTGCAAGCGGCCTTTGATGCAGAAAAAATTTCAGTAAGCATCGAAACGATTTTAAGTCCAGCCTGGACTACCGATTGGATGAGTGCCAATGGAAAACAAAAATTAATAGAATACGGCATTGCAGCTCCTGTTGGATTTTCAGGACGCATTCCGGCATTATTCGAAAAAGAAATTGCGGTTGCTTGTCCGAGATGTCAGTCAGAACACACGGAAAAAATCAGCGAGTTTGGTTCGACAGCCTGCAAGGCACTTTACCGATGTTTGGATTGCAAAGAGCCCTTCGATTATTTTAAATGTCATTAA
- a CDS encoding enoyl-CoA hydratase/isomerase family protein, translated as MEFINYQLEDSIAWITLNRPQVFNSFHRGMAMELIQLLDAIQADDSVRCVVITGTGKAFCAGQDLQEAMDPNGPGLEKILKEHYNPIILKIRNLDKPVLAAVNGVAAGAGANIALACDVVVASESASFIQAFSKIGLVPDSGGSYFLPRLIGWNKASALIMTGDKCTASEAFQSGMIYKMFKDDEFKEEFHKLALKIAQMPTKALALTKKLLNQSFSNNLEEQLQAELKYQKEAGETADYTEGTQAFLEKRLPVFKGK; from the coding sequence ATGGAATTTATAAATTATCAATTGGAAGATTCAATAGCCTGGATTACCTTAAATCGGCCACAAGTTTTTAATTCATTTCATCGTGGAATGGCTATGGAATTAATTCAATTATTGGATGCCATTCAAGCAGATGATTCCGTACGTTGTGTAGTGATTACAGGAACAGGGAAAGCATTTTGTGCCGGACAAGATTTACAGGAGGCCATGGATCCAAACGGACCTGGATTGGAAAAAATATTGAAAGAACATTACAATCCAATCATTCTAAAAATCAGAAATCTGGATAAGCCGGTACTTGCTGCTGTAAATGGGGTTGCTGCCGGAGCAGGTGCCAACATAGCATTGGCATGTGATGTGGTGGTTGCCAGTGAATCGGCTTCATTCATTCAGGCATTTTCAAAAATTGGATTGGTACCAGATAGCGGTGGCAGTTATTTCTTGCCCAGATTGATAGGGTGGAATAAAGCTTCAGCTTTAATAATGACAGGCGATAAATGTACAGCCAGTGAAGCATTCCAATCAGGAATGATTTATAAAATGTTTAAAGATGATGAGTTTAAAGAGGAGTTTCACAAGCTTGCACTTAAAATTGCACAAATGCCAACCAAAGCATTGGCTTTGACTAAAAAATTATTGAATCAAAGTTTTAGCAATAATTTAGAAGAACAATTACAGGCCGAATTAAAGTATCAAAAAGAAGCCGGTGAGACGGCAGATTACACAGAAGGAACGCAGGCGTTTTTGGAAAAACGGTTGCCAGTTTTTAAAGGCAAGTAA
- a CDS encoding NAD(P)-binding domain-containing protein: protein MKTFKIGVIGAGTMGIGIAQLAAQSGHEVILYDEMESAMQAAQKKLQEVCNKLVEKSKLTPQEAVAIMGRLYFVNQLQAFESCHLIIEAIVENLQVKKSLYSKLESVVSTECILASNTSSLSISALAAACNNSSRVIGLHFFNPVPLMPLVEIIPAVQTNRIHVDSLQSLMESWSKWPVVAKDTPGFIVNRIARPYYSEAIRIYEEGFADFASIDYAMTSIYGFKMGPFALMDFIGNDINYAVTHSVWESCFFESRYKPSFTQRNLVAANWLGKKTGKGYYDYSKELPVPNASDPELIKNIAWRILVILINEAYDALYYKLASYQDIEAAMTKGVNYPKGLLSWGEEIGKQHCIDTMNRLYLNYKEERYRPSQGLL, encoded by the coding sequence ATGAAAACATTTAAAATAGGAGTCATAGGTGCAGGTACCATGGGCATTGGAATTGCTCAACTTGCAGCACAATCTGGTCATGAAGTGATCTTGTATGATGAAATGGAGTCAGCCATGCAAGCTGCACAAAAAAAATTACAAGAGGTATGTAATAAGCTGGTAGAGAAATCCAAATTAACTCCACAGGAAGCTGTGGCGATCATGGGTCGGCTTTATTTTGTCAACCAGTTGCAAGCTTTTGAATCCTGTCATTTAATTATTGAAGCCATCGTTGAAAATTTACAAGTCAAAAAAAGTTTATATTCAAAGCTGGAATCGGTTGTTTCAACAGAATGCATACTTGCAAGCAATACCTCTTCATTGAGTATTTCAGCATTGGCCGCAGCGTGCAACAATTCATCGCGCGTTATTGGACTGCATTTTTTTAACCCGGTACCATTAATGCCATTGGTTGAAATCATTCCGGCTGTTCAAACCAATCGGATTCATGTAGATTCATTGCAATCTCTCATGGAGTCCTGGTCAAAATGGCCGGTAGTGGCAAAGGACACACCCGGTTTTATTGTAAACCGTATAGCGCGTCCGTATTATTCAGAAGCGATACGTATCTACGAAGAAGGCTTTGCAGATTTTGCCAGCATTGATTATGCCATGACCAGTATTTATGGTTTTAAAATGGGACCTTTTGCGCTGATGGATTTTATTGGCAACGATATAAATTATGCGGTGACCCATTCTGTTTGGGAGTCTTGTTTTTTTGAAAGCCGATACAAACCTTCATTTACGCAACGCAATTTAGTGGCTGCAAATTGGTTGGGAAAAAAAACAGGGAAAGGGTATTATGATTATTCAAAAGAATTGCCAGTGCCCAATGCAAGCGACCCTGAATTAATTAAAAATATTGCCTGGCGTATTTTAGTCATTCTGATCAATGAAGCCTACGATGCTTTGTATTATAAATTGGCAAGCTATCAGGATATTGAAGCGGCTATGACCAAGGGCGTCAATTATCCAAAAGGCTTATTGTCCTGGGGCGAAGAAATTGGAAAACAACATTGTATTGATACCATGAATCGCTTGTATTTGAATTATAAGGAAGAGCGATACAGACCCAGTCAGGGACTTTTGTAA
- a CDS encoding PQQ-binding-like beta-propeller repeat protein codes for MKLNLFLFVVVLFSNCSDDIVIPDLPPVVPKDTLVIKWKQLLSDDFISRYNSKPLIKDDQVISSKYDLLSTEIEPIYAFNKHTGAINWVWNDYLFPENGEDVRWCQSFSNSIYCCSMEAFYTIDWQTGQTVKNFHLKSQRDLFGNVYGGYVFDNMAFPIGRFTDPGETRIYNSQIYSLNLENLSLFPIIKFQVDSFGDPLLIAPEIYKNRDGHILLIGRCWRRETKSYWISRINIFCYNYTLNKYEWQLDSIEDVKHDRTTKTIDDRIYYQVAYGVYCLDLKTGAIIWKYLFNDKAFVRSDLLIADSKIFLSSSSSGHVFALDQYTGKLIWSNTKNEETGAGSNGKLTYYKNRLYYSDGRIFILDASTGKLLHKYSSPNYNKLYDDPLISDITIDEQTDLMYFADGYFMMCAELPK; via the coding sequence ATGAAATTGAATTTATTTCTATTTGTGGTTGTTTTGTTTTCAAACTGTAGCGATGATATTGTAATTCCGGATTTACCGCCAGTTGTTCCAAAAGATACTCTTGTTATAAAATGGAAGCAATTATTGTCTGATGATTTTATTTCACGATACAATTCAAAACCATTAATAAAAGATGACCAGGTAATTTCATCAAAATACGATTTACTCTCAACTGAAATTGAACCAATCTATGCATTTAATAAGCACACAGGAGCCATAAATTGGGTCTGGAATGACTATTTATTTCCTGAGAATGGGGAAGATGTTCGCTGGTGTCAATCATTCTCCAATTCAATTTATTGTTGTTCTATGGAGGCTTTTTATACTATTGATTGGCAAACAGGGCAAACGGTTAAAAATTTTCATTTAAAGTCGCAACGTGATCTTTTTGGTAATGTTTATGGAGGGTATGTATTTGATAATATGGCTTTCCCAATAGGAAGATTTACAGATCCTGGTGAGACAAGAATTTACAACTCCCAAATTTATTCTTTAAATTTAGAAAATCTATCCCTGTTTCCGATCATTAAATTTCAGGTAGATAGTTTTGGGGACCCTTTATTGATAGCACCTGAAATTTACAAAAATAGGGATGGGCATATTTTATTAATTGGCAGATGCTGGCGACGTGAAACCAAAAGTTATTGGATTAGCAGAATAAATATCTTCTGTTATAACTACACTCTTAATAAGTATGAGTGGCAACTGGATTCAATCGAAGATGTAAAGCACGATCGTACGACCAAAACAATAGACGACAGAATTTATTACCAGGTTGCGTATGGGGTTTATTGTCTGGATTTGAAGACTGGAGCGATAATTTGGAAGTATCTTTTTAATGACAAGGCATTTGTTAGATCAGATCTATTAATAGCTGATTCAAAAATATTTTTAAGTTCTTCAAGTTCTGGTCATGTATTTGCATTGGATCAATATACTGGAAAGTTAATTTGGTCCAATACCAAGAATGAAGAAACCGGTGCGGGATCAAATGGAAAATTGACCTATTATAAAAACAGGTTATATTATTCAGATGGAAGGATCTTTATTTTAGATGCATCAACCGGAAAACTGTTACATAAGTACAGTTCACCAAATTATAATAAATTGTATGACGATCCGCTGATATCAGATATCACAATTGATGAGCAGACGGATTTGATGTATTTTGCAGATGGTTACTTTATGATGTGCGCAGAGTTGCCAAAGTAA
- the paaI gene encoding hydroxyphenylacetyl-CoA thioesterase PaaI, whose translation MNSKSRVTEIVDQMYFNDPFSLWLGIERIEEGLGYAKVRMKVRKEMLNGFGVAHGGISFSLADSAFAFACNSHGKHAVSIECSVNHVRPIFEGDELTAEAKEVSRTKTLGNYDVVVRNQKEVIVALFKGLVFVKDTEWK comes from the coding sequence ATGAATTCAAAATCCAGAGTAACGGAAATTGTGGATCAGATGTATTTTAATGATCCTTTTAGTTTGTGGTTGGGGATTGAGCGAATTGAAGAGGGCTTGGGGTATGCAAAAGTTCGGATGAAGGTTCGCAAAGAAATGTTGAACGGATTTGGGGTCGCACACGGCGGGATTAGTTTTTCATTAGCAGACAGTGCTTTTGCATTTGCCTGCAACAGCCATGGTAAGCATGCGGTATCGATAGAGTGTTCGGTAAATCATGTTCGGCCTATTTTTGAAGGAGACGAATTAACTGCAGAAGCCAAGGAAGTATCGAGAACCAAAACTTTGGGAAATTACGATGTAGTAGTTCGCAATCAAAAGGAGGTCATAGTGGCTTTATTTAAAGGACTAGTTTTTGTAAAGGATACCGAATGGAAATAA